In Rattus norvegicus strain BN/NHsdMcwi chromosome 1, GRCr8, whole genome shotgun sequence, a genomic segment contains:
- the Or52ae7 gene encoding olfactory receptor Olr103: MVNNTTHHYISFFYLVGIPGLEKFHSLISIPVCLLFVLTLLGNSIVIATIKVEPSLHQPMYFFLCMLGMNDIFLTCSTSLKMLDIFWFNEHWIEFDVCLTQMYFIHMLCIFESAILVAMAFDRFVAICIPLHYSTILTTTMVIKLGVVGLSRAVLMAFPGPLLIKRLPYYTNYIIPHAYCEHMAVVKLASANTLINRAYGISVAFSVTILDIWLIATSYIKILQAVFRLSSQNARSKALGTCAAHVCTILAFYTPALFSFLTHRFGKHVSPSVHIILASMYLLVPPTVNPLVYGVKTKQIRDRVLSLFSHLKTTEG; this comes from the coding sequence ATGGTAAATAATACAACACATCActatatttcatttttctatctgGTTGGTATTCCTGGCTTGGAAAAATTTCACTCCTTGATCAGCATCCCTGTTTGTCTCCTGTTTGTCCTGACACTACTGGGGAACAGCATAGTCATTGCTACTATCAAAGTAGAACCAAGCCTCCACCAGcctatgtatttcttcctttgcaTGCTGGGAATGAATGACATTTTTCTTACTTGTTCCACATCCTTGAAAATGCTTGATATATTCTGGTTTAATGAACACTGGATTGAGTTTGATGTCTGTCTAACACAAATGTATTTTATCCACATGCTTTGCATCTTTGAGTCAGCCATCCTGGTGGCCATGGCCTTTGATCGCTTCGTGGCCATTTGCATCCCACTGCACTACTCAACCATCCTCACAACAACCATGGTTATTAAACTGGGTGTAGTTGGCTTGAGCCGAGCTGTGTTAATGGCTTTTCCAGGTCCTCTACTCATTAAGAGGCTGCCTTACTACACCAACTATATAATCCCTCACGCCTACTGTGAGCATATGGCTGTGGTGAAGTTAGCCAGTGCTAACACTCTCATTAACAGAGCATATGGAATCTCAGTGGCCTTTTCAGTAACAATATTGGACATATGGCTCATAGCCACATCTTACATAAAAATTCTCCAAGCAGTGTTCCGGCTGTCTTCCCAGAATGCCCGCTCTAAGGCCCTGGGCACCTGTGCTGCACATGTCTGCACTATTCTTGCCTTCTATACACCTGCCCTGTTTAGTTTCCTAACGCATCGCTTTGGCAAGCATGTGTCTCCAAGTGTCCATATCATCTTGGCAAGCATGTACCTTCTAGTGCCCCCCACAGTCAATCCCTTGGTGTATGGTGTCAAGACCAAACAGATTCGGGACCGAGTGCTGAGTCTCTTCTCACACTTGAAAACTACTGAAGGGTAA
- the Or51af1 gene encoding olfactory receptor Olr104 produces MSYSNLTSPSFFLIGLPGLEAVYIWLSIPLCTMYFASLAGNSLILWVVKSEPSLHQPMYYFLSMLAVTDLGLSASTMPTMLTIYMLGVSEVPLDMCFAQLFFIHTFSIMESSVLLTMAFDRVVAISRPLHYATILTNPRVASLGVVILVRSIGLHIPAPIMLKKLPYCQKHHLSHSYCLHPDVMKLACTDTQINSAYGLFVVLSTLGVDSLLIVLSYGLILHTVLSIASKTERLKALNTCVSHICSVLLFYTPMIGLSMIHRFGKWASPCSRVLLSYLHFLTPPVLNPVVYTIKTKQIRQRIWRIFWSGGGSTGHIQGH; encoded by the coding sequence ATGTCTTACTCCAACCTTACTAGCCCCTCATTTTTTCTGATTGGCCTCCCTGGCCTTGAGGCTGTGTATATCTGGCTCTCCATTCCTCTGTGTACCATGTATTTTGCCTCTCTGGCAGGGAATAGCTTGATCCTGTGGGTTGTAAAGTCAGAACCCTCCCTGCACCAGCCTATGTACTACTTTCTATCCATGCTTGCAGTTACTGACCTCGGCCTGTCTGCCTCCACGATGCCTACCATGCTCACTATCTACATGTTGGGTGTCAGCGAGGTGCCATTAGACATGTGCTTTGCACAGCTCTTTTTCATCCATACCTTTTCCATCATGGAGTCATCTGTGCTGCTGACCATGGCCTTTGACCGTGTTGTGGCCATCAGCAGACCCCTACACTATGCCACCATCCTCACCAACCCTCGGGTTGCAAGTTTGGGCGTGGTCATTTTGGTACGAAGCATTGGTCTCCACATCCCTGCCCCCATCATGCTGAAGAAGCTACCTTACTGCCAGAAGCATCATCTTTCTCACTCTTACTGCCTGCACCCAGATGTTATGAAGCTGGCCTGTACAGACACACAGATCAACAGTGCCTATGGCCTCTTTGTGGTTCTCTCCACACTGGGTGTGGACTCTCTGCTCATCGTTTTATCCTATGGGCTGATCCTCCACACAGTACTGTCAATCGCTTCCAAGACTGAGCGTCTCAAAGCCCTCAACACCTGTGTGTCCCATATCTGTTCTGTGCTGCTATTCTACACACCTATGATTGGCCTTTCTATGATCCACCGATTTGGCAAATGGGCTTCCCCCTGCAGCCGTGTGTTGCTCTCTTATCTTCACTTTCTCACCCCGCCAGTGCTCAACCCAGTTGTTTACACCATAAAAACCAAGCAGATCCGCCAAAGGATTTGGCGCATCTTCTGGTCTGGTGGAGGAAGCACTGGGCACATCCAGGGTCACTAA